The following coding sequences lie in one Enterococcus sp. 9E7_DIV0242 genomic window:
- a CDS encoding BglG family transcription antiterminator, giving the protein MYLSARARLILEQFLSYSLPVSLRKLSKDLNVSERTVRRDMKEVEDTLVSYDLQLKRENGMYSLQGSDKDIQNFRWYLMDLSYNEYSPEERQSRILKSLLKEEEGIKLVALANELNVTVSTVSGDLNKIEEQLPAEITIERKRGAGVFLKATEISKRHLMSEIVGSQFPNYQLIKYFQEKEKSEATATWLEERLLNLVDETLLQKVEGHIRSWRELEMIEISDEAYINLIVHLSIAVERIVDGSFVPEHQYEQDILSSSEFETGAQLLADILEIDKELVPEGEAVYAALYLRGLKSSTADKGFFENEDIQVILLAKKLISAVETKLEKELPKEQLLKGLISHLKPTLRRLQQDMRIYNPLIQSIKQDYPELFKVLRSSFDSVYSGGTAPDEEIGYLVLHFGAVLLQLESQNQFSGLVVCASGIGTSRMLVTRLQQKIPQMKQLQTVSLFELGKKRKETKVDIIISTIDLGKVDFDYFLVSPILTEQELQQIDMYLKNTENNFGKKKNSRPQEIQTELSVREAVALLKERQSYHDVVLSVLENFSYIHLEEQLGLTEDILRAVCTRLLEKDPTIDVELLINLLMRDEQWSGFGIPNTSIAMFHGRDEMIQQPFFQVFHLAEKIAVKGMDQSDMKVDKLILLLAPEKYSQQGLRVLSYISALFVDNPELLEVLNYGSDEEVSNYFVRSLLDFLDVQADA; this is encoded by the coding sequence ATGTATCTTTCAGCTAGAGCACGATTGATATTAGAACAATTTCTCAGCTATTCATTACCTGTCAGTTTAAGAAAACTGTCCAAGGATTTGAATGTCAGCGAGCGGACGGTTCGCAGAGATATGAAAGAAGTCGAGGATACGCTGGTTTCCTATGATTTACAGCTAAAAAGAGAGAATGGCATGTACTCTCTTCAAGGCTCAGACAAAGATATTCAGAATTTTCGTTGGTATTTGATGGACCTCTCCTATAACGAATATAGCCCGGAAGAGCGTCAATCGAGAATATTAAAAAGCTTATTGAAAGAAGAGGAGGGCATCAAGCTCGTCGCCTTAGCAAACGAGCTGAATGTTACAGTTTCAACTGTAAGTGGAGATTTGAATAAGATCGAAGAGCAGCTTCCCGCAGAAATAACGATCGAGAGAAAACGTGGAGCCGGTGTCTTTTTGAAGGCGACCGAAATCAGTAAACGTCATTTGATGAGCGAAATCGTTGGTAGTCAGTTTCCAAATTACCAGTTGATCAAATATTTTCAGGAAAAAGAAAAATCTGAGGCAACAGCGACTTGGTTGGAAGAGCGTCTGTTGAATTTAGTAGATGAAACTCTCCTTCAAAAAGTGGAGGGACATATTCGAAGCTGGCGAGAGCTGGAAATGATTGAAATTAGTGATGAAGCATATATTAATTTGATTGTTCATCTATCTATAGCGGTGGAACGAATTGTTGATGGCAGTTTTGTTCCCGAACACCAGTATGAACAGGATATTCTCAGTTCTTCTGAGTTTGAAACGGGCGCACAGCTACTTGCAGATATTCTTGAAATCGATAAAGAGTTAGTACCGGAAGGTGAAGCCGTCTATGCAGCGTTGTATTTACGGGGATTAAAAAGTAGTACGGCAGATAAAGGATTCTTCGAAAACGAAGATATCCAGGTCATCCTTTTAGCGAAAAAACTGATCTCTGCTGTTGAGACAAAGCTTGAGAAGGAGTTACCAAAGGAACAGCTGCTAAAAGGCTTGATTTCTCACTTGAAACCGACCTTAAGAAGGTTGCAGCAGGATATGCGGATCTATAATCCGCTGATTCAATCAATCAAGCAAGATTATCCCGAGTTGTTTAAGGTTCTGCGTTCTTCTTTTGATAGTGTTTATTCTGGAGGAACAGCACCAGATGAAGAAATTGGCTATCTTGTTCTGCATTTTGGAGCGGTTCTGTTACAGCTGGAAAGTCAAAATCAATTTTCAGGTTTGGTGGTCTGTGCTAGTGGGATTGGCACTTCTCGTATGTTGGTCACTCGACTACAACAAAAAATTCCACAAATGAAGCAGCTACAAACCGTTTCACTTTTTGAACTAGGAAAAAAGCGTAAGGAAACCAAAGTGGATATTATTATCTCGACTATCGATCTGGGGAAAGTGGATTTTGATTACTTTTTAGTTTCTCCGATTTTGACAGAACAGGAATTGCAGCAGATCGATATGTATTTAAAGAATACAGAAAACAACTTTGGGAAGAAAAAGAACAGCAGACCACAAGAAATTCAAACGGAGCTCTCGGTACGCGAGGCTGTGGCGCTTCTAAAGGAACGGCAGAGCTATCATGATGTTGTCCTATCTGTTTTAGAAAACTTCAGCTACATCCACTTAGAGGAACAGTTGGGTTTGACAGAAGATATTCTCCGAGCTGTTTGTACCAGATTGCTGGAAAAAGACCCGACCATCGATGTTGAGCTATTGATAAATCTTTTGATGAGAGATGAGCAGTGGAGCGGATTTGGTATTCCAAATACATCGATTGCAATGTTCCATGGCAGAGACGAAATGATTCAGCAGCCTTTTTTTCAAGTTTTTCATTTGGCAGAAAAAATAGCTGTTAAAGGAATGGATCAATCAGATATGAAGGTAGATAAGCTAATTTTACTTTTGGCTCCGGAAAAATATTCTCAGCAGGGTCTTCGAGTATTGAGTTACATAAGTGCACTCTTTGTGGATAATCCGGAATTACTGGAGGTATTGAATTATGGCTCGGATGAAGAGGTATCGAACTATTTTGTCCGTAGTCTGTTGGATTTTTTGGATGTACAAGCTGATGCATAA
- a CDS encoding PTS sugar transporter subunit IIA: MELECKDVVLNQRFEDKETAIIAAGKLLQERGYVTESYIPKMIERDQMTSTFIGNMVAIPHGTEDSKTEILRSGIVLIQVPQGVSFDGNEVKLIIGIAGAEGQHLDLLAEIAMVCSEMENVEKLIAATDKEAVIQLFEGGAAA, translated from the coding sequence ATGGAACTAGAATGTAAGGACGTTGTGTTGAATCAACGATTTGAAGATAAAGAAACAGCGATTATAGCTGCCGGAAAACTATTGCAAGAAAGAGGCTACGTTACAGAAAGTTACATTCCTAAAATGATTGAGCGTGATCAAATGACCTCTACCTTTATTGGCAATATGGTGGCGATCCCACATGGGACAGAAGATAGTAAAACAGAAATCTTACGTTCAGGAATTGTGCTTATTCAGGTGCCGCAGGGCGTCTCTTTTGATGGCAATGAAGTAAAGCTGATTATTGGAATTGCAGGAGCAGAGGGGCAGCATTTAGACTTGCTAGCTGAAATCGCTATGGTCTGTTCAGAAATGGAAAATGTAGAAAAGCTGATTGCAGCAACGGACAAAGAAGCAGTAATCCAATTATTTGAAGGAGGTGCAGCTGCATGA
- a CDS encoding mannitol-1-phosphate 5-dehydrogenase, whose amino-acid sequence MKTAVHFGAGNIGRGFIGWLLSAAGYEVVFADVNQRIIDAINEKNEYRVILANEEQESFVVNHVRALNSEVDKTQLIREISKAEIVTTAVGPTIIPYLADTIAKGIKLRMITEQPLTVIACENMIGGSSILKERVYQLLDEKEREYAEKYVAFPDSAVDRIVPDQQHEDLLTVTVEPFYEWVVEELPDMTLAPKIPGMTYVPDLTPYIERKLFTVNTGHAVTAYFGYIKNIDSIEDAIHNEKVLFIVRSALEETGALLEKKFRFSHREHQEYIDKIIDRFKNPYVSDYVIRVGRSPIRKIGENDRFIQPARQFVEAFNETPKALAIAIAAALKFENPSDAEACALQEAIEANGLEASIEQYTGLKPYTKLFEKVKESYYELI is encoded by the coding sequence ATGAAAACAGCCGTTCATTTTGGTGCCGGTAATATTGGACGCGGGTTTATTGGCTGGCTTTTATCAGCAGCCGGCTACGAAGTTGTCTTTGCAGATGTGAACCAGCGGATCATTGATGCGATAAATGAGAAAAACGAGTATCGAGTTATTTTGGCAAATGAGGAGCAAGAGAGTTTTGTAGTGAATCATGTTCGAGCATTGAATAGTGAAGTGGATAAAACACAACTGATTCGTGAAATCTCAAAAGCAGAGATTGTGACCACGGCAGTTGGGCCGACGATCATCCCGTATCTCGCTGATACAATTGCTAAAGGAATAAAGTTAAGAATGATTACAGAACAACCTCTAACGGTTATTGCCTGTGAAAATATGATTGGCGGCTCATCGATTTTAAAAGAGCGTGTGTATCAATTATTGGATGAGAAAGAAAGAGAGTATGCGGAAAAATATGTGGCATTTCCTGATTCAGCAGTTGACCGGATTGTTCCGGATCAACAGCATGAAGACTTGCTGACGGTGACCGTAGAGCCTTTTTATGAATGGGTTGTAGAGGAATTACCGGATATGACACTGGCACCAAAAATTCCGGGAATGACGTATGTACCGGATTTGACTCCTTATATTGAGCGAAAGCTGTTCACTGTTAATACAGGTCATGCTGTGACTGCCTATTTTGGCTATATAAAAAATATCGATTCGATCGAAGACGCGATTCATAACGAGAAGGTGCTGTTCATTGTTCGAAGCGCATTAGAAGAAACTGGTGCATTACTGGAAAAAAAATTCCGATTCTCCCATCGAGAACATCAGGAATACATCGACAAAATCATCGACCGTTTTAAGAATCCATACGTTTCGGATTATGTTATTCGGGTCGGTCGTTCTCCGATCAGAAAAATAGGTGAGAATGATCGCTTTATTCAGCCGGCCAGACAATTTGTCGAGGCTTTCAATGAAACGCCAAAAGCCTTGGCAATAGCGATTGCGGCTGCATTGAAATTTGAAAATCCATCTGATGCAGAGGCATGTGCTTTACAAGAGGCGATCGAAGCAAATGGGCTTGAGGCATCAATTGAACAATACACAGGCTTGAAGCCATATACAAAGCTATTTGAAAAGGTGAAAGAGTCATATTATGAGTTGATATAG
- a CDS encoding alpha/beta hydrolase — MISKEAKKAFKRLVESQNLDELLNTPLEEQRQAWEEHAAKAKIPEGIKIIQEKINDMDAEWLIPEKSAMDQVIVYFHGGGLNQGSIITHRKLAAYVALYTGSRVLLHDYPLAPEHPYPAALNASRELYLTLLNRGFAAHKIVFGSDSSGSTLSLAVLLQLRDQGIALPRASFHFSPMIDFSLSGESIESRKDRDPQLFKEDLEMTVDFYCEPSVRKDPYVSPVFGDFTGFPPMFVQVGSEEILWSDAERLVNSAWVDGVHAELSVWDDLWHVFQSKVDTVPEAKDAIKEVADFLENVEPN, encoded by the coding sequence ATGATCAGTAAAGAGGCAAAAAAGGCATTCAAGAGGTTGGTAGAGAGTCAAAATTTAGATGAGCTATTGAATACACCTTTAGAAGAACAACGTCAAGCGTGGGAAGAACATGCAGCTAAGGCGAAAATTCCGGAGGGTATCAAAATTATTCAAGAAAAGATAAATGATATGGATGCAGAATGGTTGATTCCTGAAAAATCAGCGATGGATCAGGTCATCGTCTATTTTCATGGTGGTGGACTGAATCAGGGGTCTATTATCACCCATAGAAAGCTTGCAGCTTATGTTGCCCTATATACCGGAAGCAGAGTGCTACTTCATGATTATCCACTCGCGCCGGAGCATCCGTATCCAGCAGCACTTAATGCTTCACGTGAGCTCTATTTGACCTTATTAAATAGGGGATTTGCAGCTCATAAAATAGTGTTTGGCAGCGATTCATCTGGCAGCACACTGTCATTAGCTGTGCTACTTCAATTAAGAGATCAGGGAATAGCTTTACCAAGAGCATCCTTTCATTTTTCACCGATGATCGATTTTAGTTTGTCGGGAGAATCGATTGAGTCAAGAAAAGACAGAGATCCACAATTGTTTAAGGAAGATTTGGAAATGACTGTTGATTTCTATTGTGAGCCATCCGTAAGGAAAGATCCCTATGTGTCACCTGTGTTTGGTGACTTCACCGGATTTCCTCCGATGTTTGTTCAAGTAGGGAGTGAGGAGATTCTATGGAGTGATGCCGAGCGCTTGGTAAATAGCGCATGGGTTGATGGTGTTCATGCAGAGCTAAGTGTTTGGGACGATCTTTGGCATGTTTTTCAATCAAAAGTAGACACTGTTCCAGAAGCAAAAGATGCGATAAAAGAAGTGGCTGATTTTCTTGAGAATGTAGAACCGAATTAA